In Nomascus leucogenys isolate Asia chromosome 11, Asia_NLE_v1, whole genome shotgun sequence, the following proteins share a genomic window:
- the BAZ2A gene encoding bromodomain adjacent to zinc finger domain protein 2A isoform X4, whose protein sequence is MEMEANDHFNFTGLPPAPAASGLKPSPSSGEGLYTNGSPMNFPQQGKSLNGDVNVNGLSTVSHTTTSGILNSAPHSSSTSHLHHPSVAYDCLWNYSQYPSANPGSNLKDPPLLSQFSGTQYPLNGILGGSRQPSSPSHNTNLRAGSQEFWANGTQSPMGLNFDSQELYDSFPDQNFEVMPNGPPSFFTSPQTSPMLGSSIQTFAPSQEVGSGIHPDEAAEKEMTSVVSENGTGLVGSLELEEQPELKMCGYNGSVPSVESLHQEVSVLVPDPTVSCLDDPSHLPDQLEDTPILSEDSLEPFNSLAPEPVSGGLYGIDDTELMGAEDKLPLEDSPVISALDCPSLNNATAFSLLADDSQTSTSIFASPTSPPVLGESVLQDNSFDLNNGSDTEQEEMESQSSDFPPSLTQPAPDQSSTIQLHPATSPAVSPTTSPAVSLVVSPAASPEISPEVCPAASTLVPPAVFSVVSPASSAVSSEVPLTASVTSPKASPVTSPAAAFPTASPANKDVSSFLETTADLEEITGEGLTTSGSGDVMRRRIATPEEVRLPLQHGWRREVRIKKGSHRWQGETWYYGPCGKRMKQFPEVIKYLSRNVVHSVRREHFSFSPRMPVGDFFEERDTPEGLQWVQLSAEEIPSRIQAITGKRGRPRNTEKAKTKEVPKVKRGRGRPPKVKITELLNKTDNRPLKKLEAQETLNEEDKAKIAKSKKKMRQKVQRGECQSTIQGQARNKRKQETKSLKQKEAKKKSKAEKEKGKTKQEKLKEKVKREKKEKVKMKEKEEVTKAKPACKADKTLATQRRLEERQRQQMILEEMKKPTEDMCLTDHQPLPDFSRVPGLTLPSGAFSDCLTIVEFLHSFGKVLGFDPAKDVPSLGVLQEGLLCQGDSLGEVQDLLVRLLKAALHDPGLPSYCQSLKILGEKVSEIPLTRDNVSEILRCFLMAYGVEPALCDRLRTQPFQAQPPQQKAAVLAFLVHELNGSTLIINEIDKTLESMSSYRKNKWIVEGRLRRLKTVLAKRTGRSEIEMEGPEECLGRRRSSRIMEETSGMEEEEEEESIAAVHGRRGRRDGEVDATASSIPELERQIEKLSKRQLFFRKKLLHSSQMLRAVSLGQDRYRRRYWVLPYLAGIFVEGTEGNLVPEDVIKKETDSLKVAAHASLNPALFSMKMELAGSNTTANSPARARGRPRKTKPGSMQPRHLKSPVRGQDSEQPQAQLQPEAQLHALAQPQPQLQLQLQSHPQSHKGFLEQEGSPLSLGQSQHDLSQSAFLSWLSQTQSHSSLLSSSVLTPDSSPGKLDPAPSQPPEEPEPDEAESSPDPQALWFNISAQMPCNAAPTPPPAVSEDQPTPSPQQLASSKPMNRPSAANRCSPVQFSSTPLAGLAPKRRAGDPGEMPQSPTGLGQPKRRGRPPSKFFKQMEQRYLTQLTAQPVPPGWWWIRDPETLDAMLKALHPRGIREKALHKHLNKHKDFLQEVCLRPSADPIFEPRQLPAFQEGIMSWSPKEKTYETDLAVLQWVEELEQRVIMSDLQIRGWTCPSPDSTREDLAYCEHLSDSQEDITWRGRGREGLAPQRKTTNPLDLAVMRLAALEQNVERRYLREPLWPTHEVVLEKALLSTPNGAPEGTTTEISYEITPRIRVWRQTLERCRSAAQVCLCLGQLERSIAWEKSVNKVTCLVCRKGDNDEFLLLCDGCDRGCHIYCHRPKMEAVPEGDWFCTVCLAQQVEGEFTQKPGFPKRGQKRKSGYSLNFSEGDGRRRRVLLRGRESPAAGLRYSEEGLSPSKRRRLSMRNHHSDLTFCEIILMEMESHDAAWPFLEPVNPRLVSGYRRIIKNPMDFSTMRERLLRGGYTSSEEFAADALLVFDNCQTFNEDDSEVGKAGHIMRRFFESRWEEFYQGKQANL, encoded by the exons AAATGGAGGCAAACGACCATTTTAACTTTACTGGCCTTCCCCCTGCACCTGCTGCCTCAGGACTGAAACCCTCTCCTTCCTCAGGGGAGGGCCTCTACACTAACGGGTCTCCCATGAACTTCCCCCAGCAAGGGAAAA GTTTGAATGGGGATGTGAATGTTAATGGCTTATCTACTGTATCTCACACTACTACTTCAGGGATTTTGAACTCTGCTCCCCACTCCTCCAGCACCTCACACCTCCATCACCCCAGCGTGGCCTACGACTGTCTCTGGAACTACTCACAGTACCCATCTGCCAATCCTGGCAGCAACCTCAAGGACCCACCCCTTCTCTCCCAGTTCTCGGGGACACAATACCCACTCAACGGCATCCTTGGGGGCAGCCGGCAACCTTCATCCCCAAGTCACAACACTAACCTTCGGGCTGGGAGCCAAGAGTTCTGGGCCAACGGTACCCAGAGTCCCATGGGGCTTAACTTTGATTCACAAGAACTATATGATTCCTTTCCTGACCAGAATTTTGAGGTGATGCCCAATGGACCCCCTAGTTTTTTCACCTCCCCACAGACTTCTCCTATGTTGGGATCTAGCATTCAAACCTTTGCACCCTCTCAGGAGGTAGGCAGTGGTATCCATCCTGATGAGGCAGCAGAAAAGGAGATGACTTCAGTTGTGTCAGAGAATGGCACTGGCTTGGTAGGCAGCCTGGAGCTGGAAGAACAGCCAG AACTGAAGATGTGTGGCTACAATGGCTCTGTCCCTTCTGTGGAATCGTTACACCAAGAGGTCTCAGTCCTGGTCCCTGACCCCACAGTGAGCTGTTTAGATGATCCTTCACATCTTCCTGATCAACTGGAAGACACTCCAATCCTCAGTGAAGACTCTCTGGAGCCCTTCAACTCTCTGGCACCAG AGCCAGTGAGTGGAGGACTATATGGTATTGATGACACGGAGCTGATGGGTGCAGAGGACAAGCTGCCTCTTGAGGACAGCCCTGTGATTTCTGCCCTTGATTGCCCTTCCCTCAATAATGCTACTGCCTTCAGTCTCCTGGCAGATGATAGTCAAACATCAACCTCTATCTTTGCCAGTCCCACCTCTCCACCTGTCCTAGGGGAGTCTGTCCTGCAAG ATAACAGCTTTGACCTGAATAATGGTAGTGACACTgaacaggaagaaatggaatctCAATCTTCAGACTTCCCACCATCCCTGACCCAGCCAGCTCCTGATCAGTCATCCACTATTCAGCTACATCCAGCAACCTCACCAGCAGTCTCGCCAACAACCTCCCCAGCAGTCTCCCTAGTGGTTTCTCCAGCAGCCTCCCCAGAAATCTCTCCAGAAGTTTGTCCCGCAGCTTCTACACTTGTCCCTCCAGCAGTCTTCTCAGTGGTCTCTCCAGCTTCCTCAGCAGTCTCCTCAGAAGTCCCCTTGACGGCTTCAGTGACATCCCCAAAAGCCTCTCCCGTAACTTCCCCAGCAGCTGCCTTTCCAACAGCCTCCCCAGCAAATAAGGATGTCAGCAGCTTTCTAGAAACCACTGCTGACCTGGAAGAGATCACAGGAGAAGGACTCACTACTTCTGGTAGTG GTGATGTCATGAGGAGACGTATTGCTACCCCAGAAGAAGTTCGTCTTCCCCTCCAACATGG GTGGCGGAGAGAGGTGCGCATCAAGAAGGGCAGCCACCGATGGCAGGGGGAGACCTGGTATTATGGCCCCTGTGGGAAGAGGATGAAGCAATTTCCAGAAGTGATCAAG TACCTGAGCCGCAACGTGGTACACAGTGTCCGCCGTGAGCACTTCAGCTTCAGTCCCCGTATGCCTGTTGGAGATTTCTTTGAAGAAAGAGACACGCCAGAG GGCTTGCAGTGggtgcagctctcagcagaggaGATCCCGTCGAGGATTCAGGCAATTACTGGCAAACGGGGTCGACCTCGAAACACTGAGAAGGCTAAGACTAAGGAAGTCCCCAAGGTGAAACGGGGTCGAGGTCGGCCACCTAAGGTCAAAATCACTGAGCTATTGAACAAGACAGACAACCGCCCCCTAAAGAAACTGGAGGCCCAAG AAACATTGAATGAGGAGGATAAAGCAAAGATTGCTAAAAGCAAGAAGAAGATGAGGCAGAAGGTTCAACGGGGAGAGTGTCAGAGTACTATCCAAGGGCAG GCCAGAAATAAGCGGAAACAAGAGACCAAGAGCTTAAAGCAGAAGGAAGCTAAGAAGAAATCCAAG gctgagaaagaaaagggaaagacaaagcaggaaaaactgaaggaaaaagtcaagagggaaaagaaggagaaggtaaaaatgaaggaaaaggaggaggtgaCCAAAGCCAAGCCAGCCTGCAAAGCAGATAAGACCCTGGCCACACAGAGGCGCTTGGAGGAACGGCAGAGGCAACAGATGATCTTGGAGGAAATGAAGAAGCCCACAGAGGATATGTGTCTGACTGACCACCAG CCCCTGCCTGACTTCTCACGAGTCCCTGGTCTGACATTGCCCAGTGGAGCCTTCTCAGACTGCTTGACCATTGTGGAGTTCCTGCATAGCTTTGGCAAGGTGCTGGGCTTTGATCCTGCCAAAGATGTGCCTAGCCTGGGGGTCCTGCAGGAGGGACTCCTGTGTCAAGGTGACAGCTTGGGTGAGGTGCAAGACCTGCTGGTGAGGCTGCTGAAGGCTGCACTCCATGATCCTGGCTTGCCCTCCTACTGTCAG TCCCTAAAGATCTTGGGGGAGAAGGTGTCTGAGATCCCACTGACAAGAGACAATGTGTCGGAGATCCTGCGCTGCTTCCTTATGGCATACGGAGTAGAGCCAGCCCTCTGTGACCGCCTGCGCACCCAGCCTTTTCAGGCCCAGCCACCCCAGCAGAAGGCTGCTGTCCTGGCCTTCCTTGTGCATGAGCTCAATGGCTCCACCCTCATCATCAA TGAGATTGACAAGACTCTGGAGAGTATGTCCAGCTACAGGAAAAACAAGTGGATTGTTGAAGGCCGGCTCCGGAG GCTGAAAACTGTTCTGGCCAAGCGAACTGGGCGGTCTGAAATAGAGATGGAAGGGCCAGAGGAATGCCTGGGACGGAGGCGCAGTTCTCGGATCATGGAGGAGACCAGTGGcatggaagaagaggaagaagaggagtctATAGCAGCTGTCCATGGCCGCAGGGGTCGAAGAGATGGAGAG GTTGATGCCACAGCATCTAGCATCCCAGAGCTAGAGCGCCAGATAGAAAAACTCAGTAAG CGTCAGCTTTTCTTTCGCAAAAAGCTGCTTCACTCATCCCAGATGCTTCGGGCGGTCTCCCTGGGTCAGGACCGCTACAGACGTCGCTACTGGGTATTGCCGTATTTGGCTGGTATCTTTGTAGAAGGAACAGAGGGGAACTTAG TTCCTGAGGATGTGATAAAGAAGGAAACTGACTCCTTAAAAGTGGCAGCCCATGCATCACTCAACCCTGCCCTCTTCTCTATGAAGATGGAGTTAGCTGGCTCCAACACCACTGCCAATTCTCCTGCCCGGGCCCGAGGCCGACCTCGAAAAACTAAGCCTGGGTCTATGCAACCCAGGCATCTTAAGTCGCCTGTCAGGGGTCAGGATTCAGAACAGCCCCAGGCCCAGCTTCAGCCTGAGGCTCAGCTTCATGCTcttgcccagccccagcctcagcttcAGCTTCAGCTTCAGTCCCATCCTCAGTCCCATAAGGGGTTCCTGGAGCAAGAAGGCTCCCCTTTGTCACTGGGTCAGAGCCAGCATGACCTCAGCCAGTCAGCCTTCCTGTCTTGGCTGAGCCAGACTCAGAGCCATAGCTCCCTGTTGAGCAGCTCAGTCCTCACGCCTGATAGCAGTCCGGGAAAACTAGACCCAGCTCCATCACAGCCCCCGGAGGAGCCAGAGCCCGATGAGGCAGAATCCAGCCCTGATCCTCAAGCACTCTGGTTTAACATCTCAGCCCAGATGCCCTGCAATGCTGCCCCTACACCGCCCCCTGCAGTTTCTGAGGACCAACCCACTCCCTCCCCTCAGCAGCTTGCCTCCTCCAAGCCA ATGAATAGACCCAGTGCTGCCAACCGTTGTTCTCCAGTGCAGTTCTCTTCCACACCCTTGGCTGGGTTGGCCCCTAAGAGGCGAGCAGGAGACCCTGGAGAAATGCCACAGAGTCCCACAGGGCTGGGACAGCCCAAACGGAGAGGGAGACCTCCCAGTAAGTTCTTCAAACAGATGGAACAGCGTTACCTAACCCAGCTGACAGCCCAGCCTGTCCCACCTG GCTGGTGGTGGATACGAGATCCTGAGACGTTGGATGCCATGCTCAAGGCCTTACATCCCCGAGGTATCCGGGAGAAGGCACTTCACAAACACCTTAACAAGCACAAGGACTTCTTGCAGGAAGTCTGCCTGCGGCCCTCAGCTG ACCCCATCTTTGAGCCCAGGCAACTACCTGCCTTTCAAGAAGGGATTATGAGCTGGTCCCCCAAAGAGAAGACATATGAGACAGACCTAGCAGTGCTTCAATGGGTAGAGGAGCTGGAGCAGCGGGTTATCATGTCTGATCTGCAGATTCGG GGCTGGACATGTCCTAGCCCAGACTCTACCCGTGAAGACTTGGCCTACTGTGAGCACCTCTCCGACTCCCAGGAGGATATCACCTGGCGAGGTCGGGGCAGGGAAGGACTGGCACCTCAGCGTAAAACTACCAACCCTTTGGACCTGGCTGTGATGCGGCTGGCTGCCCTGGAACAGAATGTAGAACGGCGGTACCTGCGGGAGCCCCTCTGGCCAACTCATGAGGTTGTGCTGGAGAAGGCCCTGCTTAGCACACCTAATGGTGCCCCTGAGGGCACCACTACAGAGAT ATCATACGAGATCACCCCTCGCATTCGTGTCTGGCGCCAGACCCTCGAGCGGTGCCGGAGCGCAGCCCAGGTGTGCTTGTGCCTGGGCCAGCTGGAGAGGTCCATTGCCTGGGAGAAGTCTGTCAACAAAGTG ACATGTCTAGTCTGCCGGAAGGGTGACAACGATGAGTTTCTTCTGCTTTGTGATGGATGTGACCGTGGCTGCCACATTTACTGCCATCGTCCCAAGATGGAGGCTGTCCCAGAAGGAGATTGGTTCTGTACTGTCTGTCTGGCTCAG CAGGTGGAGGGAGAATTCACTCAGAAGCCTGGTTTCCCAAAGCGTGGCCAGAAGCGGAAAAGTGGTTATTCGCTCAACTTCTCAGAGGGTGATGGCCGCCGACGCCGGGTACTGTTGAGGGGCCGAGAAAGCCCTGCAGCAGGGCTTCGGTACTCGGAAGAAGGGCTGTCCCCCTCCAAGCGGCGGCGACTCTCAATGCGGAACCACCACAGTGATCTCACATTTTGCGA GATTATCCTGATGGAGATGGAGTCCCATGATGCAGCCTGGCCTTTCCTAGAGCCTGTGAACCCACGTCTGGTGAGTGGGTACCGGCGCATCATCAAAAATCCTATGGATTTTTCCACCATGCGGGAGCGGCTGCTCAGGGGAGG GTACACCAGCTCAGAGGAGTTTGCGGCTGATGCCCTCCTGGTATTTGACAACTGCCAGACTTTCAACGAGGATGACTCTGAAGTAGGCAAGGCTGGGCACATCATGCGCCGCTTCTTCGAGAGCCGCTGGGAGGAGTTTTATCAGGGAAAACAGGCCAATCTGTGA